A part of Pseudochaenichthys georgianus chromosome 23, fPseGeo1.2, whole genome shotgun sequence genomic DNA contains:
- the LOC117439158 gene encoding dnaJ homolog subfamily B member 9-like, with the protein MATAQCVLLLAVHILLISEFILANGDYYEILGVPKEATERQIKKAFHKLALKYHPDRNRGPNAEAKFREIAEAYETLSDDKRRREYDQFGHGPSTGGGHQGGGGAYNFNQHYQSFNFDDIFKDFDTFGQRHQHHFHSQNQAHQKRHFDSHFQAHREAASRQKRQGGIGGGLFDDMFEDLEKMFSFNTHTSRTDSRFQGKQHCRTVTQRRGNMVTTFTDCS; encoded by the exons ATGGCCACCGCgcagtgtgtgttgctgctagcggTGCACATCCTGCTCATCTCAGAGTTCATCCTGGCCAATGGGGACTACTACGAGATACTGGGGGTGCCGAAAGAAGCCACGGAACGCCAGATCAAGAAGGCCTTCCACAAGCTGGCCCTGAAGTACCATCCGGACAGAAACAGGGGCCCCAACGCAGAGGCCAAGTTCAGGGAGATAGCAGAGG CATACGAGACGCTATCCGACgacaagaggaggagagagtacGACCAGTTTGGCCACGGCCCGTCAACAGGGGGGGGGCATCAAGGAGGAGGAGGCGCCTACAACTTCAACCAGCACTACCAATCCTTCAACTTTGACGACATTTTCAAAGACTTTGACACTTTTGGTCAGCGACACCAACACCACTTCCACTCCCAAAACCAAGCCCACCAAAAGAGACACTTTGACAGCCACTTCCAGGCCCACCGGGAGGCTGCCAGCAGACAGAAGAGACAGGGGGGCATCGGGGGGGGACTCTTTGATGACATGTTTGAGGACTTGGAGAAGATGTTCTCCTTTAACACGCACACTTCCAGGACTGACAGCAGGTTCCAGGGGAAGCAGCACTGCAGGACAGTGACTCAGCGCCGGGGCAACATGGTGACCACCTTCACCGACTGCTCCTGA